The Acidobacteriota bacterium genome has a window encoding:
- the carA gene encoding glutamine-hydrolyzing carbamoyl-phosphate synthase small subunit, with the protein MKFDNLEPALLVLEDGTVYEGTSVAPGTSFGEVVFNTSMTGYQEILTDPSYRGQIVVMTQPHMGNYGTDPDFDESRRIWAEGFVGRRFTAHPDGDGGLADYLSEGGVPGLAGIDTRALVRRLRIHGALRGVITSERFEVEALLKEVRELAPMTGRALVDEVTCSEPYEVVPEGSEGLRLAVYDFGVKQNILRCLARRGVRSTVLPARTPASECLALGVDGIVLSNGPGDPEPLTGIVENVAELAHSGVPVFGICLGHQLLGLSLGAKTFKMKFGHHGGNQPVRDEETGKVTITSQNHGFAVDPDSLPASVRATEINLNDGTLEAFVVDGKPVFSVQYHPEAAPGPNDAAPLFDHFLSTVGRRAGR; encoded by the coding sequence TGGTCTTCAACACCTCCATGACCGGGTACCAGGAGATCCTCACCGATCCCTCCTATCGCGGTCAGATCGTGGTCATGACCCAGCCCCACATGGGCAACTACGGTACCGACCCGGACTTCGACGAGTCGCGGCGGATCTGGGCCGAGGGCTTCGTCGGCCGCCGCTTCACCGCCCATCCCGACGGCGACGGGGGCCTGGCGGACTATCTCAGCGAGGGCGGCGTGCCCGGACTGGCGGGCATCGACACCCGCGCCCTGGTGCGGCGCCTGCGCATCCACGGAGCCCTGCGGGGAGTGATCACCAGCGAGCGCTTCGAGGTCGAGGCGCTGCTCAAAGAAGTCCGGGAGCTGGCGCCCATGACCGGTCGCGCTCTGGTGGACGAGGTCACCTGCAGCGAGCCCTACGAGGTGGTTCCGGAGGGCAGCGAGGGGCTGCGGCTGGCGGTTTACGATTTTGGGGTCAAGCAGAACATCCTGCGCTGTCTAGCTCGTCGGGGAGTCCGTTCGACGGTCCTTCCGGCGCGTACTCCCGCTTCCGAATGCCTGGCGTTGGGGGTCGATGGCATCGTTCTCTCCAACGGCCCCGGCGACCCGGAGCCCCTGACCGGTATCGTGGAGAACGTGGCGGAGTTGGCCCATTCCGGGGTGCCGGTTTTCGGCATTTGCTTGGGGCACCAGCTCCTCGGTCTATCCTTGGGGGCCAAGACCTTCAAGATGAAGTTCGGCCACCACGGCGGCAATCAGCCGGTGCGGGACGAGGAGACCGGCAAGGTCACCATCACCAGCCAGAATCACGGCTTCGCGGTGGATCCGGACTCGCTGCCGGCTTCGGTGCGGGCCACCGAGATCAACCTCAACGACGGCACTCTCGAAGCCTTCGTGGTGGACGGCAAGCCGGTGTTCTCGGTGCAATACCACCCGGAAGCGGCTCCCGGACCCAACGACGCCGCGCCTCTCTTCGACCATTTCCTCTCCACCGTCGGCCGCCGCGCCGGCCGCTGA
- a CDS encoding ABC transporter permease: MAESASPPPGDDGSPEPVESATSGAAPSGAEAGGKGPEAPAFEAARDTTAGVLGWLRIRERLPAWQRWLLGSLPVLALLGLWWWATSGPRPEDRWISPTILPSPWEVALSFESLWFDRALTRNLLISLRRVVGGFAVGVAIALPLGVLMGSFSKVKATFSPLAVLGAYLPIPALVPLTLSLFGIGERQKILFLALAFLIYLLPLVVSAVDQVDEVYLKTAYTLGASKFQAVQKVLLGIAWPDIFQALRLGFGIGWSYILLAEMVDINGGLGDIIITSQRRGPREHIYLVLLVIVGVAFITDKLWTTLGRFLFPYRRET, translated from the coding sequence ATGGCCGAGTCGGCGAGCCCCCCGCCGGGGGACGACGGGTCACCGGAGCCCGTCGAGTCCGCTACCTCCGGTGCAGCGCCTTCCGGAGCGGAGGCCGGCGGCAAGGGGCCGGAAGCCCCCGCCTTTGAAGCCGCCCGGGACACCACCGCCGGCGTTCTGGGCTGGCTGAGGATTCGCGAGCGCCTGCCCGCCTGGCAGCGCTGGCTGCTGGGCTCCCTGCCGGTGCTGGCGCTCCTCGGTCTGTGGTGGTGGGCCACCTCCGGCCCGCGGCCGGAAGACCGCTGGATCTCCCCCACCATCCTGCCCAGCCCGTGGGAAGTGGCGCTGAGCTTCGAATCCCTGTGGTTCGACCGCGCTCTCACCCGCAATCTGCTGATCTCGCTGCGGCGCGTGGTGGGTGGCTTCGCCGTCGGGGTCGCCATCGCTCTGCCCCTGGGCGTGCTGATGGGTTCCTTCTCCAAGGTCAAGGCCACCTTCAGCCCGCTGGCGGTGCTCGGCGCCTACCTGCCCATTCCGGCGCTGGTGCCCCTGACCCTCAGCCTCTTCGGCATCGGCGAGCGCCAGAAGATCCTCTTCCTCGCCCTCGCCTTCCTGATCTATCTGCTGCCCCTGGTGGTGTCGGCGGTGGATCAGGTGGATGAGGTCTACCTCAAAACCGCCTACACCCTCGGGGCGAGCAAGTTCCAGGCGGTGCAGAAGGTGCTGCTGGGCATTGCCTGGCCGGACATCTTCCAGGCCCTCCGCCTCGGCTTCGGCATCGGCTGGAGTTACATCCTGCTGGCGGAGATGGTGGACATCAACGGCGGCCTCGGTGACATCATCATCACCTCCCAGCGCCGCGGTCCCCGAGAGCACATCTACCTGGTGCTGCTGGTCATCGTCGGCGTCGCCTTCATCACCGACAAGCTGTGGACCACCCTGGGGCGCTTCCTCTTCCCCTATCGGCGGGAGACCTGA
- a CDS encoding ABC transporter ATP-binding protein has product MMEPNSSPTDPREPSSRKPPPVVEFRGVEKTFAYGTPKAYTAIQNLEFCVEDRPEAGEFISIVGPSGCGKSTVLNLIQGFPDVYPPTFGEVLVRGERVTGPGRDRGMIFQKYSSFPNRTVLRNVTFGLELNRDELGLSREEMDRIALEWIEKVGLGGHEYKYPHQLSGGQQQRVAIARSLALKPRILLMDEPFSALDEPTRFEMQRLITSLWHEIHATVFVVTHSLDEAVYLGDRLWIFTPAPGRIGRSFEDILPPVHGVDPLDAQQTPQFKAAVGEVVEAFHQLQAEHGTEESHAGAGDE; this is encoded by the coding sequence ATGATGGAGCCCAATTCCTCCCCGACAGATCCTCGCGAACCTTCTAGCCGCAAGCCCCCGCCGGTGGTGGAATTCCGCGGGGTGGAGAAGACCTTCGCCTACGGCACCCCCAAGGCCTATACGGCGATTCAGAATCTGGAATTCTGCGTCGAGGACCGCCCCGAGGCCGGTGAGTTCATCTCCATCGTCGGCCCCTCCGGCTGCGGCAAGTCCACGGTCCTCAACCTCATCCAGGGCTTCCCGGACGTCTACCCTCCTACTTTTGGCGAGGTGCTGGTGCGCGGGGAGCGGGTCACCGGCCCGGGCCGGGATCGGGGGATGATTTTCCAGAAATACAGCTCCTTCCCCAACCGCACGGTGCTGCGCAACGTCACCTTCGGTCTCGAGCTCAACCGGGACGAGCTGGGTCTCTCCCGGGAGGAGATGGACCGCATCGCCCTCGAATGGATCGAGAAAGTGGGCCTCGGGGGCCACGAGTACAAATACCCCCACCAGCTCTCCGGCGGTCAGCAGCAGCGGGTGGCCATCGCCCGCTCCCTGGCCTTGAAGCCGCGCATCCTGCTCATGGACGAGCCCTTCTCCGCCCTCGACGAGCCCACCCGCTTCGAGATGCAGCGCCTCATCACCAGCCTGTGGCACGAGATCCACGCCACCGTCTTTGTGGTCACCCACTCCCTGGACGAGGCGGTGTACCTGGGGGACCGGCTGTGGATCTTCACTCCCGCCCCGGGGCGCATCGGTCGCAGCTTCGAAGACATCCTGCCGCCGGTGCACGGAGTCGATCCCCTCGACGCCCAGCAGACGCCTCAATTCAAGGCCGCCGTCGGCGAGGTGGTGGAGGCCTTCCACCAGCTGCAGGCGGAGCATGGTACCGAGGAGAGTCACGCCGGAGCGGGCGACGAGTGA
- a CDS encoding phosphate ABC transporter substrate-binding/OmpA family protein translates to MSEKVGPTGLGKLVIAVIVLALLGGAVFFFRDLIAPEGKGAGDVDLDKFRDEVGRYEAPDTAGITTVNEYTYVPAERLPAVQGVSGYSWDENEKVVQFPINVWIGWLPIVAANHGFAPNEDSIFYRDYGFKVNLKLIDDPVVARDAFASGESHILWGTLDMMVLMAPELMRDSRTAPRIFQQIDWSNGGDGVVVRGDIENVQDLKGKTVVYAQNSPSQYFINNLLLNAGIQPGEVNHRFTSTAFEAAAAFVSDKSIDACVSWAPDIYNIPERVEGTRILTTTAEANKLIADVWAARADFAKDHPEIVRGLVEGIFKGMEQLEDATAKAQAFQWMAEGYGFAVDEVQAMEADAHSTNFAENKGFFLNQNNPANFERTWKNITFVYRELGLIDTPVRFDEVMDFSVLQGIEEDGLFAQQKDEYKTAFAPTTYTRVRAEAPILTQTIRINFFPNSANLYEPARDEFGNPLADTLYDPNVNATLEQVGRLAGQYERATIAVVGHTDASMRGQGVRFEDVQTLSTDRAQSVRDALIEEFGFDPNKFVVEGAGWNEPADPDDPDNHALNRRVEVSVYPPEAQ, encoded by the coding sequence ATGTCGGAGAAAGTCGGCCCCACGGGCCTTGGAAAGCTAGTCATCGCCGTCATCGTCCTCGCGCTGCTGGGCGGCGCGGTGTTCTTCTTCCGCGACCTCATCGCCCCTGAGGGCAAGGGCGCCGGGGATGTCGATCTGGACAAATTCCGCGACGAGGTGGGGCGTTACGAGGCGCCGGACACCGCCGGCATCACCACCGTCAACGAGTACACCTACGTGCCCGCCGAGCGTCTGCCGGCGGTGCAGGGCGTCTCCGGTTACTCCTGGGACGAGAACGAGAAGGTCGTTCAATTTCCCATCAACGTTTGGATCGGCTGGCTGCCCATCGTCGCCGCCAACCATGGCTTCGCTCCCAACGAGGACAGCATCTTCTACCGCGACTATGGCTTCAAGGTGAACCTCAAGCTCATCGACGATCCGGTGGTGGCGCGGGACGCCTTCGCCTCCGGCGAGAGCCACATCCTCTGGGGCACCCTCGACATGATGGTGCTGATGGCGCCGGAGCTGATGCGCGACTCGCGCACCGCGCCGCGCATCTTCCAGCAGATCGACTGGTCCAACGGCGGTGACGGCGTCGTCGTCCGCGGCGATATCGAGAACGTCCAGGATCTCAAGGGCAAGACCGTCGTCTACGCCCAGAACAGCCCGTCCCAATACTTCATCAACAACCTGTTGCTCAACGCCGGCATCCAGCCCGGCGAGGTCAACCACCGCTTCACCTCCACCGCCTTCGAGGCCGCCGCCGCCTTCGTCTCCGACAAGAGCATCGACGCCTGTGTCTCCTGGGCGCCGGACATCTACAACATCCCGGAGCGCGTCGAGGGCACCCGCATCCTCACCACCACCGCCGAGGCCAACAAGCTCATCGCCGACGTTTGGGCCGCCCGGGCGGACTTCGCCAAGGACCACCCGGAGATCGTCCGCGGCCTGGTGGAGGGCATCTTCAAGGGCATGGAGCAGCTCGAGGACGCCACCGCCAAGGCCCAGGCCTTCCAGTGGATGGCGGAGGGCTACGGCTTCGCCGTGGACGAGGTGCAGGCCATGGAGGCGGACGCCCACTCCACCAATTTCGCGGAGAACAAGGGCTTCTTCCTCAACCAGAACAACCCGGCCAACTTCGAACGCACGTGGAAGAACATCACCTTCGTCTACCGCGAGCTGGGGCTCATCGACACCCCGGTGCGCTTCGACGAGGTGATGGACTTCTCGGTGCTCCAGGGCATCGAGGAAGACGGCCTCTTCGCCCAGCAAAAGGACGAGTACAAGACCGCCTTCGCCCCCACCACCTACACCCGGGTACGGGCCGAGGCGCCGATCCTCACCCAGACCATCCGCATCAACTTCTTCCCCAACTCCGCCAATCTCTACGAGCCGGCGCGGGACGAATTCGGCAACCCGCTGGCGGACACCCTCTACGATCCCAACGTCAACGCCACCCTCGAGCAGGTGGGCCGTCTGGCGGGGCAGTACGAGCGCGCCACCATCGCCGTGGTGGGACACACCGACGCCTCCATGCGCGGTCAGGGCGTGCGCTTCGAGGACGTCCAGACCCTGTCGACGGACCGCGCTCAATCCGTGCGCGACGCGTTGATCGAAGAGTTCGGTTTCGACCCGAATAAATTCGTCGTCGAGGGCGCGGGCTGGAACGAGCCGGCGGATCCGGACGATCCCGACAACCATGCCCTCAACCGGCGCGTGGAGGTCTCCGTCTATCCGCCGGAAGCGCAGTAG
- a CDS encoding PspA/IM30 family protein, translating to MFQRLKNLFKGFLSLFISGIEKANPRALIEAEKENLRSQIARFNENLADHAAFVERLLRQVKKLEKDEQELAAKAAAHLKLGHQKAAGQYALQLKTVKAQLEENSQQLEAAEVTFKKLVKARDVSVREAEAKIEKLKRMISEAEMMEAQAELQEMAQGMITSIGGSGDTLARVEEYISERRDQAAGRARVASSSVDTTEVELMEAEQEALADQALSEFAAAYGLDMPAPEAATAAPGTEAAPQVKDMGPAVEEES from the coding sequence ATGTTCCAACGCCTCAAGAACCTGTTCAAAGGGTTCCTGAGCCTCTTCATCTCCGGAATCGAGAAGGCCAACCCCCGCGCCCTCATCGAGGCCGAGAAGGAGAATCTCCGGTCGCAGATCGCGCGCTTCAACGAGAACCTGGCCGACCATGCCGCCTTCGTCGAGCGCCTGCTGCGGCAAGTCAAGAAACTGGAGAAGGATGAGCAAGAGCTGGCGGCCAAGGCCGCCGCGCACCTCAAGCTGGGGCACCAGAAGGCGGCGGGGCAATACGCCCTGCAGCTCAAGACGGTCAAGGCCCAGCTGGAGGAGAACAGCCAGCAGCTGGAAGCGGCGGAGGTCACCTTCAAAAAGCTGGTCAAGGCTCGGGACGTTTCCGTGCGCGAGGCCGAGGCCAAGATCGAGAAGCTCAAGCGCATGATCTCCGAGGCGGAGATGATGGAGGCCCAGGCCGAGCTGCAGGAGATGGCTCAGGGCATGATCACCTCCATCGGCGGCTCCGGGGATACCCTGGCACGGGTGGAGGAGTACATCAGCGAGCGCCGGGATCAGGCCGCCGGCCGCGCCCGGGTCGCCTCTTCCTCCGTCGACACCACGGAAGTGGAGCTGATGGAGGCGGAGCAGGAGGCGCTGGCGGATCAGGCCCTCAGCGAGTTCGCCGCTGCCTACGGCCTCGACATGCCGGCACCGGAAGCGGCGACCGCGGCGCCGGGCACCGAGGCCGCTCCCCAGGTCAAGGATATGGGGCCCGCCGTCGAAGAGGAAAGCTAA
- a CDS encoding MgtC/SapB family protein, translated as MEPHEMTLSAIFADLGLALGLGLLVGLQRERADAAMAGIRTFPVTTILGTLTAYLAQDFGGWLLAVGLLAVAALAILGSLEEHRQRPQDPGLTTELSLLLMFAVGAYLVVGETAVAIVIAGGLAVLLQLKAPMHALVDRIGDEDFKAITQFVLISLVILPVLPNRTYGPFDVLNPRQIWLMVVLIVGIGLGGYIAYKIFGQRAGSVLAGVLGGVISSTATTLSYSRSSHPESAATNGEEEKGSATVVGLAALVITIASTVAFCRVLVEIAVVAPGSLAALAPPLLAMLAVMTLISFAAWHLGSSASGEMPEQGNPSQLRSALIFGGLYAVILLAVAAAQEYLGESGLYVVAVLSGLTDVDAITLSTAQMISGGKLAVETGWRVILLAALANLAFKLGLVAALGSRPLLRRVAMLWSGAGVAGALILWLWP; from the coding sequence ATGGAGCCCCACGAGATGACCCTCAGCGCGATTTTCGCAGATCTGGGCTTGGCCCTCGGGCTGGGACTGTTGGTGGGATTGCAGCGGGAGCGAGCGGACGCCGCCATGGCGGGGATCCGCACCTTCCCGGTGACCACCATCCTCGGCACCCTCACCGCCTACCTGGCCCAGGACTTCGGTGGCTGGTTGCTGGCGGTGGGTCTGCTGGCGGTGGCGGCCCTGGCGATTCTCGGCAGCCTGGAGGAACACCGCCAGCGTCCTCAGGACCCGGGCCTGACCACCGAGCTCTCGCTCCTCCTCATGTTCGCCGTCGGCGCCTATCTGGTGGTGGGGGAAACGGCGGTGGCCATCGTCATCGCTGGCGGGCTGGCGGTGCTGCTGCAGCTCAAGGCGCCGATGCACGCGTTGGTGGACCGCATTGGCGACGAGGACTTCAAAGCCATCACCCAATTCGTCCTCATCTCGTTGGTGATCCTGCCGGTCTTGCCGAATCGCACCTACGGCCCCTTCGACGTCCTCAACCCACGGCAGATCTGGCTCATGGTGGTGCTCATCGTGGGCATCGGGCTCGGCGGCTATATCGCGTACAAGATCTTCGGCCAGCGGGCCGGCAGCGTGCTGGCAGGGGTGCTGGGAGGAGTCATTTCCAGCACCGCCACCACCCTGAGCTACAGCCGCAGCAGCCATCCGGAGTCGGCGGCAACGAACGGTGAGGAAGAGAAGGGATCCGCGACGGTGGTGGGCCTGGCGGCGCTGGTCATCACCATCGCCTCCACCGTCGCGTTCTGCCGCGTGCTGGTGGAGATCGCGGTGGTCGCACCGGGCTCCCTGGCGGCGCTGGCCCCACCGCTGCTGGCGATGCTGGCGGTGATGACCCTGATCTCCTTCGCCGCCTGGCATTTGGGCAGCAGCGCCAGCGGCGAGATGCCCGAGCAAGGCAACCCTTCGCAGCTGCGCTCGGCGTTGATCTTCGGTGGTCTCTACGCGGTGATCCTGCTGGCGGTGGCGGCGGCCCAGGAGTATCTGGGCGAATCCGGGCTCTACGTCGTGGCGGTGCTCTCCGGGCTGACCGACGTCGACGCCATCACCCTCTCCACCGCCCAGATGATCAGCGGTGGCAAGCTGGCGGTGGAGACCGGCTGGCGGGTCATCCTGCTGGCTGCCCTGGCCAACCTGGCCTTCAAGCTCGGGCTGGTGGCGGCGCTGGGCAGCCGGCCCCTGCTGCGGCGGGTGGCGATGCTCTGGTCCGGCGCCGGGGTTGCGGGAGCGCTGATCCTCTGGCTCTGGCCCTGA
- a CDS encoding ATP-binding protein, which translates to MSSLLPWAEEMRQRFRAGSTSQFILYGSIHDVVPAGPAPGGPTPASASEVAAGTPELELGGGSASPSEGSGGSSPARASAEAPAAARAGAQRYVSLPRFLTEVMFEPFDVVLHYDRGRGLRVKKGGPHFYKYLEAFDAFQGTNWAKLPDGAEIGDSLDLANLLPRDAPRALELIHRFLRGSQSLTRIDSAGRRVPAPLKVAVVLEYAHFIAPRADAVQLAGERSQVLIQLLEWASDPAILGAFVATVLITDTLATLNQTLVESPYNAKIQVRLPTAEELVSYVHDLTAGDKAFDRLSDLPREQLAARLVGLSRVNVRALILRALRNEQRLTHKFIAQLRKELIEKQAGGLVEFVESRRTLDAVAGHQEAKAWLRQDAQLLRRGAVRALPMGYLIAGRIGTGKTFLVTCLAGEVGVPVVELKNFRDKWVGATEGNLEKIFSILHALGQVIVFVDEADQVTGRRDSGTGDGGVSGRVYGMLAREMSDTTNRGKILWIFATSRPDLVEVDLKRQGRLDVHIPLFPPQDPESRHDLFYAMARKTGLDLTAEELPFLPDNPQIGGNEMEGILVRALRLYESRSDDDSRTLPTIIEEVIADFRPSAHIDRLELMDLLAVKECTDHRFLPPRYRDLSLGEVNRRIAELRVRVGET; encoded by the coding sequence ATGAGCTCTCTGCTCCCCTGGGCGGAGGAGATGCGCCAGCGCTTCCGCGCCGGCAGTACCAGCCAATTCATTCTCTACGGCAGCATCCACGACGTCGTCCCCGCCGGCCCAGCCCCCGGCGGCCCCACCCCCGCCTCCGCCTCCGAGGTCGCTGCCGGCACCCCCGAGCTCGAGCTCGGGGGCGGCTCCGCCAGCCCGTCCGAGGGCTCCGGAGGGTCGAGCCCAGCTCGAGCCTCAGCCGAGGCTCCCGCAGCAGCACGAGCCGGCGCTCAGCGCTACGTCTCCCTGCCGCGATTCCTCACCGAGGTGATGTTCGAGCCCTTTGACGTGGTGCTGCACTACGACCGCGGCCGCGGCCTGCGGGTGAAGAAGGGCGGGCCTCACTTCTATAAGTACTTGGAGGCCTTCGACGCCTTCCAGGGCACCAACTGGGCCAAGCTCCCCGACGGCGCCGAGATCGGCGACTCCCTCGATCTTGCCAACTTGCTTCCCCGGGACGCCCCCCGCGCCCTGGAGCTCATCCACCGTTTCCTTCGCGGCAGCCAAAGCCTCACCCGCATCGACTCCGCCGGCCGCCGCGTCCCGGCGCCCCTCAAGGTGGCGGTGGTGCTGGAGTACGCCCACTTCATCGCTCCCCGGGCCGACGCCGTACAGCTCGCCGGCGAGCGCAGCCAGGTGCTGATCCAGCTCCTGGAATGGGCCAGCGACCCGGCGATCCTCGGCGCCTTCGTGGCCACGGTACTGATCACCGACACTCTCGCCACCCTCAACCAAACCCTGGTGGAGAGCCCCTACAACGCCAAGATCCAGGTCCGCTTGCCCACGGCGGAGGAGCTGGTCAGCTACGTCCACGACCTCACCGCCGGCGACAAGGCTTTCGACCGCCTCTCCGACCTACCCCGGGAGCAGCTGGCCGCGCGCCTGGTAGGCCTTTCGAGAGTCAACGTCCGCGCCCTCATCCTCCGCGCCCTGCGCAACGAGCAGCGCCTGACCCACAAGTTCATCGCCCAGCTGCGCAAGGAGTTGATCGAGAAGCAAGCCGGTGGTCTGGTCGAATTCGTGGAATCGAGACGAACCCTCGACGCCGTCGCCGGCCATCAGGAAGCCAAGGCCTGGCTGCGCCAGGACGCCCAACTCCTCCGCCGCGGCGCCGTCCGCGCCCTCCCCATGGGCTACCTCATCGCCGGCCGCATCGGCACCGGCAAGACCTTCTTGGTGACCTGTCTGGCGGGGGAGGTAGGGGTGCCGGTGGTGGAGTTGAAGAATTTCCGCGACAAGTGGGTCGGCGCCACGGAGGGCAACCTGGAGAAGATCTTCTCCATCCTCCACGCCCTCGGGCAGGTCATCGTCTTCGTCGACGAGGCCGACCAGGTCACCGGCCGCCGCGACTCCGGCACCGGCGACGGCGGCGTCTCCGGACGGGTCTACGGCATGCTCGCCCGGGAGATGAGCGACACCACCAACCGCGGCAAGATCCTATGGATTTTCGCCACCAGCCGCCCGGACCTGGTGGAAGTCGACCTCAAGCGCCAAGGTCGCCTGGATGTCCACATCCCCCTTTTCCCGCCCCAGGACCCGGAAAGCCGCCACGACCTCTTCTACGCCATGGCCCGCAAAACGGGTCTCGACCTCACCGCGGAGGAGCTCCCCTTCCTCCCGGACAATCCCCAAATCGGCGGCAACGAGATGGAAGGCATCCTCGTCCGCGCCCTCCGCCTCTACGAATCCCGCTCCGACGACGACTCCCGCACCCTCCCCACCATCATCGAAGAAGTCATCGCCGACTTCCGCCCCTCCGCCCACATCGACCGCCTGGAGCTCATGGACCTCCTAGCCGTCAAAGAATGCACCGACCACCGCTTCCTCCCCCCGAGATACCGCGACCTGTCGTTGGGGGAGGTGAATCGGAGGATTGCGGAGTTGCGGGTGCGGGTGGGGGAGACTTGA
- a CDS encoding FtsX-like permease family protein, translated as MTAGPTPPEGSLPLRRPLAWELAWRFLRGQRSRLLSGTARVAFAATALGVTALIIAMALMTGYQAELERKLSGGGGAVLAIPVGLGSDEAPAATVEALRGLPEVARVQAVVLGQGVLTSSANPEGLEVTVRGIDASSPGRGSPGDGAGPLGATEEQLAVAEDGLPGAVLGVELAKVLGVAPGDVLRLVAVGFSDGRPRFRYQSVRCTGTFASGLAEFDGAWLLIRRPLAVRLFGPDRGAAMYEIEPRSLEQAGEVATAVEKVLDQGYMVTNWLELNRPLFNALRLQKLFLFLVLGLIVVVSTFHVASTLMVAVRERMRDLGVLQALGLQRRVLWRSFVLYGGLLGALGVAAGVLVGCAAAWFLDTFEVIRFDAEVAAIYFINAVRFEVRLTDVLLIVTFALAVNLVTCAFPAWRATRIDPTQALRYE; from the coding sequence ATGACCGCGGGTCCTACGCCGCCGGAGGGCTCCCTACCTCTACGACGGCCTCTGGCCTGGGAGCTCGCCTGGCGCTTCCTACGCGGTCAGCGCAGCCGCCTGCTCTCCGGCACCGCCCGGGTCGCCTTCGCCGCCACCGCCCTCGGCGTCACGGCGCTGATCATCGCCATGGCCCTGATGACCGGCTATCAGGCGGAGCTGGAGCGCAAGCTCAGCGGCGGTGGCGGAGCGGTGCTGGCGATTCCCGTGGGGTTGGGCAGCGACGAAGCTCCCGCCGCCACCGTCGAAGCCCTGCGCGGCCTGCCGGAAGTGGCGCGGGTACAGGCGGTGGTGCTGGGGCAGGGAGTGCTCACCAGCTCCGCCAACCCGGAGGGCCTGGAGGTGACGGTGCGCGGCATCGATGCCAGCTCCCCGGGAAGGGGCTCTCCGGGCGATGGCGCCGGTCCCTTGGGAGCTACCGAGGAGCAGCTGGCGGTGGCGGAGGATGGTTTGCCGGGAGCGGTGCTGGGAGTGGAGCTGGCCAAGGTGCTCGGCGTTGCTCCCGGTGATGTGCTGCGCCTGGTGGCGGTGGGCTTCTCCGACGGCCGCCCGCGCTTCCGCTACCAGAGCGTGCGCTGCACCGGCACCTTCGCCAGCGGCCTGGCGGAATTCGACGGCGCCTGGTTGCTGATCCGCCGTCCCCTTGCCGTGCGCCTCTTCGGCCCCGACCGCGGCGCCGCCATGTATGAGATCGAGCCCCGCTCGCTGGAGCAGGCCGGAGAGGTGGCGACGGCGGTGGAGAAGGTGCTGGACCAGGGGTATATGGTGACCAACTGGTTGGAGCTCAACCGGCCGCTGTTCAACGCCCTGCGGCTGCAGAAGCTCTTCCTCTTCCTGGTGCTGGGGTTGATCGTGGTGGTCTCCACCTTCCACGTCGCCTCCACTCTGATGGTGGCGGTGCGCGAGCGCATGCGGGATCTGGGCGTGCTCCAGGCGTTGGGGCTGCAGAGGCGGGTGCTGTGGCGCAGCTTCGTGCTCTACGGCGGGCTGCTGGGGGCCCTGGGAGTGGCCGCCGGCGTACTGGTGGGTTGCGCCGCCGCCTGGTTCCTCGACACCTTCGAGGTGATCCGCTTTGACGCCGAGGTCGCCGCCATCTACTTCATCAACGCGGTGCGCTTCGAGGTCCGGCTCACCGACGTCTTGCTCATCGTCACCTTTGCCTTGGCGGTGAACCTGGTGACCTGCGCCTTTCCCGCCTGGCGGGCGACGCGCATCGATCCCACCCAGGCTTTGCGCTACGAGTGA
- a CDS encoding helix-turn-helix transcriptional regulator gives MSYGSTIKRVRRLRHLSQQALAEGAGISASHLSLIESGGRMPSLEVFQQLSEVLEVPLYLMVFLSAEPEVLDKEIEGLAEIPEQLLGLLLDVE, from the coding sequence ATGAGCTACGGTTCGACAATAAAGAGAGTTAGGCGTTTGCGGCATCTGAGCCAGCAGGCCTTAGCTGAAGGTGCCGGTATCTCAGCGAGTCATCTTTCTCTCATAGAATCCGGAGGGAGGATGCCAAGCCTTGAAGTATTCCAGCAGCTCTCCGAGGTTCTTGAGGTTCCTTTGTATCTTATGGTGTTCCTTTCTGCTGAGCCAGAAGTTCTTGATAAGGAAATAGAAGGCCTTGCCGAGATACCAGAGCAATTACTCGGCTTGTTGTTGGATGTTGAGTGA